Proteins from a genomic interval of Nautilia sp. PV-1:
- a CDS encoding ferredoxin: MQMPKPKNIIYMCQVKRPPSFPKPSCVREGKEDLFPYTQQKMMELGIDPMVNWIVPTGCLNRCNFGPVMLVEPGQYMYVDLDKEKIDRILKEHIIEGNPVKEYLIPEEFWA, encoded by the coding sequence ATGCAAATGCCAAAACCAAAAAATATAATATATATGTGTCAGGTAAAAAGACCGCCTAGTTTTCCAAAACCTAGCTGTGTAAGAGAAGGGAAGGAAGATCTTTTTCCGTATACGCAACAAAAAATGATGGAACTAGGGATTGACCCTATGGTGAACTGGATTGTACCTACAGGATGTCTTAACAGATGTAATTTCGGACCTGTAATGCTGGTAGAGCCGGGTCAGTATATGTATGTTGATCTTGACAAAGAAAAAATAGACAGAATATTAAAAGAACATATAATTGAAGGTAATCCAGTAAAAGAATATTTAATTCCGGAGGAATTCTGGGCATAA
- a CDS encoding NifU family protein: MADIPFSNEELKEAVAGVLDEVRPMLQMDGGDVTLIDVRKPVVFVQLQGGCVGCASAGATLKYGIEKALKEKIHPELVVMNVPHGYEDKLDELVKYSF; encoded by the coding sequence ATGGCTGATATTCCTTTTTCTAACGAAGAACTGAAAGAAGCAGTGGCTGGCGTACTTGATGAAGTCAGACCTATGCTTCAGATGGACGGCGGCGATGTAACGCTTATTGATGTTAGAAAACCTGTAGTTTTTGTACAGCTTCAGGGTGGCTGTGTAGGATGTGCAAGTGCCGGTGCAACACTTAAATACGGTATCGAAAAAGCATTGAAAGAAAAAATACACCCTGAACTTGTAGTTATGAACGTACCTCATGGATATGAGGATAAATTGGATGAGCTTGTCAAATATTCATTTTGA
- a CDS encoding UDP-N-acetylmuramoyl-L-alanyl-D-glutamate--2,6-diaminopimelate ligase — MDYKKLLLNGLITDNTQDLDDSKIFLKTAQNSKYAVNIQNFLTPAEFIKSLNLKTKFIGITGTNGKTTTAFVLGYLLHQLGYSVGIQGTEGFYLNGEKKEIKTLTTPPIITTLKRAVQYEPDFYIMEVSSHAIVQQRTEGIEFTAKILTSFSQDHLDFHKTMEEYKKVKESFLKDDALKVVNGKLRMENEELRIENSNFSLVDVGGYEFKVNANNLYVLDKPIVDDIPMAGEFNKMNFSLALKTAEILTNSQFSILNSQLKDFKGVPGRMEIVSKNPMSIVDFAHTPDGMEKVLSAVEGKKIVVFGAGGDRDKDKRPLMGEVADKYADYIIITEDNPRCEKAEDICKEIAKGIKSKPFEIITDRKEAVKRAVELAKEKGYILMVLGKGDENYIQYCNKKVDYSDREVIKSLIKNL, encoded by the coding sequence ATGGATTATAAAAAACTGTTATTAAACGGATTGATTACAGATAACACACAGGACCTTGATGATAGTAAAATATTTTTAAAAACCGCTCAAAACAGTAAATACGCTGTTAATATTCAAAATTTTCTAACACCTGCAGAATTTATAAAATCATTAAATCTTAAAACCAAATTTATCGGCATTACAGGAACAAATGGTAAAACAACTACCGCATTCGTTTTAGGGTATCTGTTACATCAGCTGGGTTACAGTGTAGGAATACAGGGAACCGAAGGATTTTATTTAAACGGTGAAAAAAAAGAAATCAAAACACTTACAACTCCTCCTATAATCACAACTCTCAAAAGAGCCGTACAATACGAACCGGACTTTTACATTATGGAAGTAAGCTCGCATGCAATAGTTCAGCAAAGGACTGAGGGCATTGAGTTTACGGCTAAAATACTGACTTCGTTTTCACAAGACCATCTTGATTTTCATAAAACAATGGAAGAATATAAAAAAGTTAAAGAGAGCTTTTTAAAAGATGATGCTCTGAAAGTGGTTAATGGAAAATTGAGAATGGAGAATGAAGAATTGAGAATTGAGAATTCAAATTTTTCATTAGTAGATGTAGGTGGTTATGAGTTTAAAGTTAATGCAAACAATTTATATGTTTTAGACAAACCTATAGTTGATGATATTCCAATGGCAGGAGAATTCAATAAAATGAATTTTTCTCTTGCTTTAAAAACAGCGGAAATTTTAACTAATTCTCAATTCTCAATTCTCAATTCTCAATTAAAAGATTTCAAGGGTGTCCCCGGCAGAATGGAAATAGTGTCGAAAAATCCTATGTCAATTGTTGACTTTGCACATACGCCGGACGGAATGGAAAAAGTGCTAAGCGCCGTAGAAGGCAAAAAAATAGTTGTTTTCGGAGCGGGAGGAGACAGGGATAAAGATAAACGGCCTTTAATGGGCGAGGTTGCCGATAAATATGCCGATTATATAATTATTACGGAAGATAATCCAAGATGTGAAAAAGCGGAAGATATATGTAAAGAAATCGCAAAGGGTATAAAAAGCAAACCGTTTGAGATTATTACCGATAGAAAAGAAGCTGTTAAGAGGGCTGTAGAGCTAGCTAAAGAAAAAGGGTATATTTTAATGGTTTTAGGCAAAGGCGATGAAAATTACATCCAGTATTGCAATAAAAAAGTAGATTACAGCGACAGGGAAGTTATAAAAAGTTTAATAAAAAATTTGTAA
- a CDS encoding Hsp20/alpha crystallin family protein — protein sequence MWPTVFDPFRELQDIERRLGAVLNTNRPVQKVETFTPAVNEKVDEKGYYLEIDLPGVNKENIEISVNEGILTISGERKLERKEEKENYTRIESFFGRFERSFKLPADADSENIEAKYENGVLKLFIPRRKKPEGKKIEIK from the coding sequence ATGTGGCCAACAGTGTTCGATCCGTTTAGAGAATTACAAGATATCGAAAGAAGACTCGGAGCTGTATTAAATACAAACAGACCGGTTCAAAAAGTAGAAACCTTTACACCGGCAGTTAATGAAAAAGTAGATGAAAAAGGTTATTATTTAGAAATAGACCTTCCGGGTGTTAATAAAGAAAATATAGAAATTTCTGTAAATGAGGGTATTTTAACAATTTCCGGTGAAAGAAAACTTGAAAGAAAAGAAGAAAAAGAAAACTATACAAGAATAGAGAGCTTTTTCGGAAGATTTGAAAGAAGCTTTAAATTACCTGCGGATGCGGACAGCGAAAATATTGAAGCTAAATATGAAAACGGTGTATTGAAACTATTTATTCCAAGACGCAAAAAACCGGAAGGTAAAAAAATCGAAATTAAATAA
- the rpmJ gene encoding 50S ribosomal protein L36, with protein MKVRASVKKICPKCKVVKRKGIVRVICENPRHKQRQG; from the coding sequence ATGAAAGTTAGAGCATCAGTTAAGAAAATTTGCCCTAAATGTAAAGTGGTAAAAAGAAAAGGGATTGTAAGAGTTATTTGTGAAAATCCTAGACATAAACAAAGACAAGGATAA
- a CDS encoding DNA-directed RNA polymerase subunit alpha has translation MNKIKTEVLIPSDVSFKEEGNKATIEVYPFEAGFGVSVAHPIRRTLIASTPGFAPIALKIEGVKHEFDSLKGMLEDVASFIINLKNIRFKIKEGDEAVVDYVFVGPKEIKGSDLANDLVDVVTPDEYIATLNEEAELKLTLIIRKGMGFVAVENFRDEIPEGFIGLDAYFSPVKKVVYNIENILVEDDPNFEKVIFEVVTDGQISPIEAFKNAVNNYLNQFSVFSKEFKLEQKTSQSVELDEVYNVLFEPIENLNLRSRSFNALDRAGIRFVGELVLMGKEKISNIKNLGTKSLEEIFDKLEEIGFPLNKTLPLDIKKAIEDKLSQLKEN, from the coding sequence ATGAATAAAATAAAAACAGAAGTTTTAATTCCAAGCGATGTTTCTTTCAAAGAAGAAGGAAACAAAGCTACAATCGAAGTATATCCTTTCGAAGCCGGGTTCGGCGTTAGCGTTGCTCATCCGATCAGAAGAACGCTTATCGCATCAACTCCCGGTTTTGCACCTATCGCACTTAAAATAGAAGGTGTAAAACACGAGTTTGATTCACTGAAAGGTATGCTTGAAGATGTTGCAAGTTTTATTATTAACCTTAAAAACATCAGATTTAAAATAAAAGAGGGCGATGAAGCAGTAGTTGATTATGTATTTGTAGGTCCTAAAGAAATTAAAGGCAGCGATCTTGCTAATGATTTAGTAGACGTTGTTACACCTGATGAATATATTGCAACATTAAATGAAGAGGCAGAGCTTAAATTAACTTTAATTATCAGAAAAGGTATGGGATTTGTTGCCGTTGAAAACTTCAGAGATGAAATTCCTGAAGGATTTATAGGTCTTGACGCATATTTCAGCCCTGTAAAAAAAGTAGTTTATAATATTGAAAATATTCTTGTTGAAGATGATCCTAATTTTGAAAAGGTAATTTTTGAAGTAGTAACTGACGGACAGATAAGTCCGATTGAAGCATTCAAAAATGCCGTTAATAATTATTTAAATCAATTCAGCGTATTTTCTAAAGAGTTTAAATTAGAACAGAAAACATCACAAAGCGTAGAGCTTGACGAAGTTTACAATGTACTTTTTGAACCTATTGAAAATCTGAACTTAAGAAGCAGAAGCTTTAATGCTCTTGACAGAGCAGGTATCAGATTTGTAGGTGAGCTTGTACTTATGGGTAAAGAAAAAATTTCAAATATTAAAAATCTTGGAACTAAATCTTTAGAAGAGATTTTTGACAAACTTGAAGAAATCGGATTCCCGTTAAACAAAACATTGCCGCTTGATATTAAAAAAGCAATCGAAGATAAATTATCACAACTTAAGGAGAATTAA
- a CDS encoding YbaB/EbfC family nucleoid-associated protein, whose protein sequence is MLGNLDLNEMLQKLQEQMQEADNKTYTATSGGGLVEVTVNGKFEVIDIKIDDSLLEDKESLQILLMSAVNDAIKMAVEDKKSQAMNMFGGLNLGQ, encoded by the coding sequence ATGCTTGGAAATTTAGATTTGAATGAAATGCTTCAAAAACTTCAGGAACAGATGCAAGAAGCCGATAATAAAACATATACCGCAACCAGCGGCGGCGGATTGGTCGAAGTTACTGTTAACGGCAAATTTGAAGTTATAGATATAAAAATCGACGATTCACTGCTTGAAGACAAAGAATCTCTTCAGATTTTATTAATGAGCGCCGTTAACGACGCGATAAAAATGGCCGTTGAAGATAAAAAATCTCAGGCTATGAATATGTTTGGAGGTTTGAATTTAGGGCAATGA
- the rpsD gene encoding 30S ribosomal protein S4, translating into MARYTGPVEKIERRLGVSLELKGERRLAGKSALDKRPYAPGQHGQRRTKISEYGLQLREKQKIKFYYGVLEKQFRKFFKEANRQEGNTGENLIKLLERRLDNVVYRMGFASTRRFARQLVTHGHVLVNGKKVNIPSYLVKEGDRIEIREKSKNNVQIQRALELSQQTGIAPWVDVDREKLVGVFQRVPEREEVNIPVEERLVVELYSK; encoded by the coding sequence ATGGCAAGATATACAGGACCAGTTGAAAAAATTGAAAGAAGATTAGGTGTTTCACTTGAACTTAAAGGTGAAAGAAGATTAGCTGGAAAATCAGCGCTTGACAAAAGACCTTATGCACCAGGACAGCATGGACAAAGAAGAACTAAAATTTCTGAATACGGCCTACAGCTTAGAGAAAAACAAAAAATTAAATTCTATTACGGTGTATTAGAAAAACAATTTAGAAAATTCTTTAAAGAAGCAAACAGACAAGAAGGTAACACAGGGGAAAACCTAATTAAGTTACTTGAAAGAAGACTTGACAACGTAGTTTACAGAATGGGATTTGCATCTACTAGAAGATTTGCAAGACAGCTTGTAACACACGGGCACGTTTTAGTAAACGGTAAAAAAGTAAACATTCCTTCTTATTTAGTAAAAGAAGGCGACAGAATCGAAATTAGAGAAAAATCAAAAAATAACGTACAAATTCAAAGAGCTCTTGAACTGTCACAGCAAACTGGTATAGCACCATGGGTTGACGTAGACAGAGAAAAACTAGTTGGTGTATTCCAAAGAGTTCCAGAAAGAGAAGAAGTAAATATTCCGGTAGAAGAAAGACTAGTAGTTGAGTTGTACTCTAAATAA
- the rpsM gene encoding 30S ribosomal protein S13 has product MARIAGIDLPKKKKIEYALPYIYGIGLTTSRKILKDTGIDPEKRVYELTEDEVSTLNKEIQSNYIVEGELRKIVQLNIKELMDLGCYRGLRHRRGLPVRGQRTKTNARTRKGKKKTVGAKAK; this is encoded by the coding sequence ATGGCAAGAATTGCAGGGATAGACTTACCTAAAAAGAAAAAAATCGAGTATGCACTTCCGTATATTTACGGAATCGGACTTACAACAAGCAGAAAAATTTTAAAAGACACAGGAATTGATCCTGAAAAAAGAGTTTACGAACTTACTGAAGACGAAGTTTCTACATTAAATAAAGAAATTCAGTCAAATTATATTGTTGAAGGTGAACTAAGAAAAATCGTTCAGCTTAACATTAAAGAACTTATGGACCTTGGGTGCTACAGAGGTTTAAGACACAGAAGAGGACTTCCTGTTAGAGGTCAGAGAACTAAAACCAATGCACGTACTAGAAAAGGTAAAAAGAAAACTGTTGGCGCAAAAGCTAAATAA
- the tkt gene encoding transketolase, which produces MELRKKMADTIRFLAADMVQKANSGHPGAALGLADVMTVFSEIVNVTPHNPDFVNRDRVVFSGGHATPLIYSLLHLWGYDLSLEDLKNFRQLGSKTPGHPEYGHTPGIEVTTGPLGQGVANAVGFAMAKKFVSKKFPEIDHKVWCFCGDGDLEEGISYEACSLAGKHKLEDLIIIYDSNNISIEGEVTIAFEEDVRERFESQGFRVLEMNGHDYEDIENKLKEAKNSDGRPTLIIAKTVIARGAVGLEGSEKTHGAPLGEDVIKKSKEAAGFDPEKTFVVPDDVLVRFRCVKERGELLEAEFNKQANLGEIKAFFEKDFSKIEWPEFEEGASIATRKSNGEILNAIAKAVPSFLGGSADLAPSNNTTLKGEDDFPHGRNIHFGIREHAMAAITNAFSAYGFLPFAATFLVFSDYLRGALRIAALSSHKNYWIFTHDSIVVGEDGPTHEPVEHITSLRAVPNLYVFRPADANENVNSWKAALNIDAPVVFALSRQGLRNITPKDIDLSKGAYVLREGNADITLVASGSEVNLAVEVAKRLEARVVSVPCFDLLDEQSDEFKKSLFKGRVIAIEANRGFEWYKYADEVIGMDTFGASGKGSEVYKHFGFDADAIIKRIEK; this is translated from the coding sequence ATGGAACTTAGAAAAAAAATGGCGGATACGATAAGGTTTTTGGCAGCTGATATGGTGCAAAAGGCAAATTCAGGGCATCCGGGTGCAGCTTTGGGATTAGCTGACGTTATGACGGTTTTTAGCGAAATTGTTAACGTTACACCTCATAATCCGGATTTTGTAAACAGAGACAGGGTTGTGTTTTCGGGAGGACATGCTACACCTCTTATTTATTCTCTTTTACATCTTTGGGGATATGACTTGAGTCTTGAAGATCTTAAAAACTTCAGACAGCTAGGAAGCAAAACTCCGGGACATCCGGAATACGGACACACACCGGGTATTGAAGTAACAACCGGGCCTTTAGGGCAAGGTGTGGCAAATGCCGTAGGTTTTGCAATGGCTAAAAAATTTGTTTCTAAAAAATTTCCGGAAATAGATCATAAAGTATGGTGTTTCTGCGGTGACGGAGACCTGGAAGAGGGTATTTCATACGAAGCGTGTTCTTTGGCCGGAAAACATAAACTTGAAGATCTGATTATTATATACGACAGCAACAACATATCAATCGAAGGTGAAGTGACTATCGCTTTTGAAGAAGATGTAAGAGAAAGATTCGAATCCCAGGGATTCAGAGTTCTTGAAATGAACGGACACGATTATGAAGATATTGAAAATAAACTCAAAGAAGCAAAAAACAGTGACGGAAGGCCTACTTTAATTATCGCAAAAACCGTAATAGCAAGAGGAGCGGTAGGACTTGAAGGAAGTGAAAAAACTCATGGGGCGCCTTTAGGCGAGGATGTAATTAAAAAATCAAAAGAAGCGGCAGGCTTTGATCCTGAAAAAACTTTTGTAGTTCCTGATGATGTATTAGTCAGATTCAGATGTGTAAAAGAAAGAGGGGAGCTTTTAGAAGCAGAATTCAATAAACAAGCTAATTTAGGTGAAATTAAAGCGTTTTTTGAAAAAGACTTCAGCAAAATAGAGTGGCCTGAGTTCGAAGAAGGCGCAAGTATAGCCACCAGAAAAAGCAACGGAGAAATTTTAAACGCCATAGCAAAAGCAGTGCCTAGTTTCTTGGGTGGAAGTGCGGATCTGGCACCTTCAAACAACACAACCCTTAAAGGCGAAGACGATTTTCCTCACGGAAGAAATATTCATTTCGGAATCAGAGAGCATGCAATGGCGGCTATTACGAATGCGTTCAGCGCGTACGGCTTCCTGCCTTTTGCGGCTACGTTTTTGGTATTCAGCGATTATTTAAGAGGTGCTCTTAGAATTGCGGCTCTCAGCAGCCATAAAAACTACTGGATATTCACACATGACAGCATAGTTGTAGGCGAAGACGGGCCTACTCACGAACCGGTTGAACATATTACGTCTCTAAGAGCCGTTCCGAATCTGTATGTATTCAGACCGGCAGATGCGAATGAAAACGTAAATTCATGGAAAGCGGCTTTAAATATCGATGCTCCGGTAGTGTTTGCGCTAAGCAGACAGGGACTTAGAAATATTACTCCAAAAGATATAGATTTAAGCAAAGGCGCATATGTTTTAAGAGAAGGAAACGCCGATATTACGCTTGTTGCAAGCGGAAGTGAAGTAAATCTTGCCGTAGAAGTCGCTAAGAGGCTTGAAGCAAGAGTTGTAAGCGTTCCGTGTTTTGATTTGTTAGACGAGCAGTCAGATGAATTTAAAAAATCTCTTTTCAAAGGAAGAGTGATAGCAATAGAAGCAAACAGAGGGTTTGAATGGTATAAATATGCGGATGAAGTAATCGGAATGGATACATTCGGTGCAAGCGGAAAAGGAAGCGAAGTATATAAACATTTCGGATTTGACGCAGATGCAATTATAAAAAGGATTGAAAAATGA
- the rplQ gene encoding 50S ribosomal protein L17, whose translation MRHKHGYRKLGRVSEHRLALLKNLACDLIENEKIETTVPKAKELRKYIERIITRAKKADFNTHRHVYSKLGSNERAKAATRKVIEEIAPKFENRNGGYTRIIKTRFRRGDAAEMCIIEFVGE comes from the coding sequence ATGAGACATAAACACGGATACAGAAAGCTTGGTCGTGTTAGTGAGCACAGACTTGCGCTTCTTAAAAACTTGGCATGCGATTTAATCGAAAATGAAAAAATTGAAACAACAGTTCCAAAAGCAAAAGAACTTAGAAAATATATCGAAAGAATTATCACAAGAGCTAAAAAAGCTGATTTTAATACACACAGACATGTATATTCAAAACTAGGATCAAACGAAAGAGCAAAAGCGGCTACTAGAAAAGTTATTGAAGAAATTGCTCCTAAGTTTGAAAACAGAAACGGTGGATATACTAGAATTATTAAAACAAGATTCAGAAGAGGTGACGCAGCTGAAATGTGTATAATCGAATTCGTTGGAGAATAA
- a CDS encoding polyprenyl synthetase family protein — MEEFIKKNLIKAESFHPYYEKALNEMLLAGGKRFRPKLLLSVVNAYEPLLVENAKYAAFALELIHTYSLIHDDLPSMDNADLRRGHPTLHVTYDEVTALLAGDALNTYAFEVLSKAPFSSDVKVELIKVLAQNAGPAGMVLGQAIDCYYENKKLNLEELKFLHLNKTGKLIAASLKMGALIVNKNDLADRLYDFGLKLGLLFQIQDDLLDLLESEETGKTTGVDENKNTFVTLLGEKETHKEADALAAELENELNVFDEELKNELNKVLSKYLYRHKKQ, encoded by the coding sequence ATGGAAGAATTTATAAAAAAAAATTTGATAAAAGCGGAGAGTTTTCACCCTTATTATGAAAAAGCTTTAAATGAGATGCTTTTAGCCGGAGGTAAAAGATTCAGGCCTAAACTTTTACTATCCGTAGTAAACGCATATGAGCCTTTACTTGTGGAAAACGCAAAATATGCGGCTTTTGCGCTGGAGCTTATACATACGTACTCTTTAATTCACGACGATCTTCCGAGTATGGATAATGCGGATTTGAGACGGGGACATCCTACGCTTCACGTAACTTATGACGAAGTGACTGCTCTTTTAGCGGGAGACGCACTGAACACTTACGCGTTTGAAGTGTTAAGCAAAGCGCCATTCAGTAGTGACGTTAAAGTCGAACTTATAAAAGTTCTGGCTCAAAATGCGGGTCCTGCCGGAATGGTGCTCGGTCAGGCAATAGACTGTTATTATGAAAATAAAAAATTAAATCTTGAAGAGCTTAAATTTTTGCATTTAAATAAAACCGGCAAACTTATCGCAGCTTCTCTTAAAATGGGAGCTTTAATCGTAAATAAAAACGATTTAGCCGACAGGCTTTACGATTTCGGTTTAAAGCTTGGGCTTCTTTTCCAGATTCAGGATGACCTTTTAGATCTTTTAGAGAGTGAAGAAACGGGTAAAACAACAGGAGTGGATGAAAACAAAAACACTTTTGTGACACTGCTTGGAGAAAAAGAAACGCATAAAGAAGCGGATGCATTGGCAGCAGAGCTGGAAAATGAGTTAAACGTATTTGACGAAGAGTTAAAAAACGAATTAAACAAAGTTTTAAGCAAATATTTATACCGACACAAAAAACAATAG
- the panD gene encoding aspartate 1-decarboxylase, with product MTIEMLYSKIHRATVTDANLNYVGSITIDEELMEEANLLVGQKVDIVNINNGERFSTYVIKGERGKRDICLNGAAARKVHPGDKIIIIAYASMTPDEAKEFKPSVLIVNDNNDIIEKTTYLQEG from the coding sequence ATGACAATAGAAATGCTTTATTCTAAAATTCACAGAGCGACGGTAACCGATGCAAACCTTAATTATGTCGGTTCCATTACGATTGATGAAGAGCTTATGGAAGAAGCGAATCTTCTTGTTGGACAAAAAGTCGATATAGTGAATATCAATAACGGAGAAAGATTTTCAACGTATGTCATTAAAGGCGAAAGAGGCAAAAGAGATATATGTCTAAACGGCGCAGCTGCGAGAAAAGTGCATCCCGGAGATAAAATCATTATAATCGCTTACGCCTCAATGACGCCCGATGAAGCCAAAGAATTCAAGCCTTCTGTATTGATTGTAAATGATAATAATGATATAATCGAAAAAACCACATATTTGCAGGAGGGGTAA
- a CDS encoding NCS2 family permease, with protein MFEKLFKLSKHNTTVGTEVRAGFTTFLAMMYIVPVNAGIMSLTGMPFDALITATAVVTIIATILNGFWSNTPVAMSVGMGLNAYFTFGLVKGMGIPWQTALGVVMISGLIFLVLSLTRFRAWVFESVPDDLRRAISAGIGAFIAFIGLKGMGVIVSNKATFVALGTIHNPEVLLGILGFFVAAVLYAYRVKGAFIISIAVTSIIAWVFGLAQMPQGVVSMPASMAPIAFHFDIMSALKLSLLPVIVTFLVTDLFDTIGTLAGIGMRAGLFKEPVELEKTLQADAAATVIGATLGTSTTTSFIESAAGVEEGGRTGLTAIVTGLLFVTTLFFLPIYKAIPDNAIYPILVMVGVLMFGELKNINFSDTTTAVSVFITVLLMPLTFSITIGLSAGFVAYFILALCRGEKEKLTLGTLSIAIIGLLMFIVHP; from the coding sequence ATGTTTGAAAAACTCTTCAAGCTTTCTAAGCATAATACTACCGTGGGGACGGAAGTAAGAGCTGGATTTACGACGTTTCTCGCCATGATGTATATTGTACCGGTAAATGCCGGAATTATGAGTTTAACCGGTATGCCTTTTGATGCTTTGATTACTGCTACGGCGGTAGTGACGATTATTGCTACTATATTAAACGGTTTTTGGTCAAATACGCCTGTTGCAATGAGTGTCGGAATGGGCTTAAACGCCTATTTTACATTCGGTTTGGTTAAAGGAATGGGTATTCCTTGGCAGACAGCTTTAGGTGTAGTTATGATAAGCGGTTTAATTTTCCTTGTGCTTTCTCTAACACGTTTCAGAGCCTGGGTGTTTGAATCGGTGCCTGATGATTTAAGAAGAGCAATCAGTGCCGGTATCGGTGCGTTTATTGCTTTTATCGGACTTAAAGGTATGGGTGTGATTGTTTCAAACAAAGCTACTTTTGTTGCACTTGGAACAATTCATAATCCGGAAGTTTTATTAGGAATTTTAGGCTTTTTTGTTGCTGCAGTTTTATATGCATACAGGGTAAAAGGAGCTTTTATAATCTCAATTGCGGTGACTTCTATTATCGCATGGGTGTTCGGACTTGCCCAAATGCCTCAGGGCGTAGTTTCAATGCCTGCAAGTATGGCGCCTATAGCGTTTCATTTTGATATTATGAGCGCTTTAAAACTTTCACTGCTTCCTGTAATAGTAACGTTCTTGGTTACGGATTTGTTTGATACTATAGGAACGCTTGCCGGTATCGGTATGAGAGCCGGACTTTTTAAAGAACCTGTAGAACTTGAGAAAACTCTTCAGGCAGACGCTGCTGCCACAGTTATCGGTGCGACTCTCGGTACATCTACTACAACTTCTTTTATTGAAAGCGCAGCAGGAGTTGAAGAAGGGGGAAGAACGGGTCTTACTGCTATAGTTACCGGATTACTGTTTGTAACAACTCTGTTTTTCCTTCCAATATATAAAGCTATTCCTGATAACGCAATTTATCCTATTCTTGTAATGGTCGGTGTTTTAATGTTCGGTGAGCTTAAAAATATTAATTTTTCTGATACTACAACGGCTGTGAGCGTATTTATTACAGTACTTTTAATGCCTTTAACTTTTTCAATTACTATAGGATTAAGCGCAGGGTTTGTAGCTTATTTCATATTGGCTTTATGCAGAGGAGAAAAAGAAAAACTTACACTCGGAACGCTTTCTATTGCTATAATCGGACTCTTAATGTTTATAGTTCATCCTTAA
- the rpsK gene encoding 30S ribosomal protein S11: MAKRKVTKKKKIKKQVGRGVVYISATFNNTMITVTDEMGNALCWSSAGALGFKGSKKSTPFAAQQAVEDVMAKAKEYGIKEVGIKVQGPGGGRETAVKTVGAIEGIKVLWMKDVTPLPHNGCRPRKRRRV; encoded by the coding sequence ATGGCTAAAAGAAAAGTAACTAAAAAGAAAAAAATTAAAAAACAGGTTGGTCGCGGGGTTGTTTATATTTCAGCGACATTCAACAACACAATGATTACTGTAACTGATGAAATGGGTAACGCATTATGCTGGAGCAGTGCGGGTGCGCTTGGATTCAAAGGTAGTAAAAAATCTACACCTTTCGCAGCACAGCAGGCAGTAGAAGACGTAATGGCTAAAGCCAAAGAATACGGAATTAAAGAAGTAGGTATTAAAGTACAAGGACCTGGTGGAGGTAGAGAAACTGCAGTAAAAACTGTTGGTGCTATTGAAGGTATTAAAGTACTTTGGATGAAAGACGTAACTCCGTTACCTCACAACGGATGTAGACCAAGAAAAAGAAGAAGGGTGTAA